A window of the Fuscovulum sp. genome harbors these coding sequences:
- a CDS encoding acyl-CoA carboxylase subunit beta, giving the protein MKDILQELEDRRAVARAGGGARRVEAQHAKGKLTARERVELLLDEGSFEEFDMFVQHRCTDFGMEENRHPGDGVITGWGTINGRMVYVFSQDFTVLGGSVSETHAAKICKIMDMAIQNGAPVIGMNDSGGARIQEGVSSLAAYGEVFQRNIMASGVVPQISLIMGPCAGGAVYSPAMTDFIFMVKDSSYMFVTGPDVVKTVTNEVVTAEELGGASTHTKKSSVADGACENDVELIAETRRLFDFLPLNNREKAPVRPFFDDPGRVEMSLDTLVPDNPNQPYDMKELILKIADEGDFFEIQKDFAGNIICGFIRIEGQSVGVVANQPMVLAGCLDIDASRKAARFVRFCDAFEIPILTLVDVPGFLPGTGQEYAGVIKHGAKLLFAYGEATVPKVTVLTRKTYGGAYVVMSSKHLRGDFNYAWPTAEVAVMGAKGAVEILYRSELGDKEKIAARVKDYEDRFANPFVAAEKGFIDEVIMPHSTRRRVARAFASLRGKKQTNPWKKHDNIPL; this is encoded by the coding sequence ATGAAGGATATCCTGCAGGAACTGGAAGACCGTCGTGCCGTGGCCCGTGCCGGGGGTGGCGCGCGCCGGGTGGAGGCGCAGCACGCCAAGGGCAAGCTGACCGCGCGGGAGCGGGTGGAACTGCTTCTGGATGAGGGCAGTTTCGAAGAGTTTGACATGTTCGTGCAACACCGCTGCACCGATTTCGGGATGGAAGAGAACCGCCATCCCGGCGATGGCGTGATCACCGGCTGGGGCACGATCAATGGCCGCATGGTCTATGTGTTTTCGCAGGACTTCACCGTGCTGGGCGGGTCCGTGTCGGAAACCCATGCGGCCAAGATCTGCAAGATCATGGATATGGCCATTCAGAACGGCGCGCCGGTGATCGGGATGAACGATTCCGGTGGTGCACGGATTCAGGAAGGGGTGAGTTCGCTGGCGGCCTATGGCGAGGTGTTCCAGCGTAACATCATGGCATCCGGTGTGGTGCCGCAGATCAGCCTGATCATGGGGCCTTGCGCCGGGGGGGCGGTCTATTCGCCCGCAATGACGGACTTCATCTTCATGGTGAAGGATTCCTCTTACATGTTCGTGACGGGGCCGGATGTGGTGAAGACCGTCACCAATGAAGTGGTGACGGCCGAGGAACTGGGTGGCGCTTCGACGCATACGAAGAAATCATCGGTCGCGGATGGGGCCTGCGAAAATGATGTGGAACTGATCGCGGAAACGCGGCGGCTGTTCGATTTCCTGCCGCTGAACAACCGCGAAAAGGCGCCCGTGCGGCCGTTCTTTGATGATCCGGGCCGGGTGGAAATGTCGCTGGATACGCTGGTGCCGGACAATCCGAACCAACCCTATGACATGAAGGAACTGATCCTGAAGATCGCCGATGAGGGCGATTTCTTTGAAATCCAGAAGGATTTCGCGGGAAACATCATCTGTGGTTTCATCCGGATCGAAGGGCAGTCGGTGGGTGTGGTGGCAAACCAGCCGATGGTTTTGGCGGGATGTCTGGACATTGACGCGTCGCGCAAGGCCGCACGGTTCGTGCGGTTCTGCGATGCGTTCGAGATTCCGATCCTGACCCTGGTGGATGTGCCGGGGTTCCTGCCGGGGACGGGGCAGGAGTATGCGGGCGTGATCAAGCACGGGGCAAAGCTGCTGTTCGCCTATGGCGAGGCGACGGTGCCCAAGGTGACGGTGCTGACGCGCAAGACCTATGGCGGGGCCTATGTCGTGATGTCGTCCAAGCATTTGCGGGGCGATTTCAACTATGCCTGGCCCACGGCGGAAGTGGCCGTGATGGGGGCCAAGGGTGCGGTCGAAATTCTTTATCGCAGCGAGTTGGGCGACAAGGAGAAGATCGCCGCGCGGGTGAAGGATTATGAGGACCGATTTGCCAACCCCTTCGTGGCGGCGGAAAAAGGGTTCATCGACGAGGTGATCATGCCCCATTCCACGCGCCGCCGGGTGGCCCGGGCCTTTGCCAGCCTGCGCGGGAAAAAGCAGACCAACCCCTGGAAGAAGCACGACAATATTCCGCTGTAG
- a CDS encoding DUF6497 family protein: MPAALARIAVMAAILAGSAAAQEAGAELVVEPGDGARIEVPSGQEITLQDVIWNAPGPDGLALRFRFLAPGIAPGGGVEFETAAADMQHLCDSYALPRIADQGPHPEQVIISLSDVAVPFGEAAPEATQFFESYRIEEGVCVWEMF; this comes from the coding sequence ATGCCCGCCGCCCTTGCCCGTATTGCCGTGATGGCCGCCATTCTGGCGGGGTCTGCGGCTGCGCAAGAGGCGGGGGCGGAGCTTGTGGTGGAACCGGGCGACGGGGCGCGGATCGAGGTGCCGTCGGGGCAAGAGATCACTTTGCAGGATGTGATCTGGAACGCGCCGGGGCCGGACGGGCTGGCGCTGCGGTTCCGGTTTCTGGCGCCGGGGATTGCGCCGGGGGGCGGGGTTGAGTTTGAGACGGCCGCCGCCGACATGCAGCATCTGTGCGACAGCTATGCCCTGCCGCGCATCGCCGATCAGGGGCCGCATCCGGAACAGGTGATCATCTCGCTGTCGGATGTGGCGGTGCCCTTTGGCGAGGCCGCGCCCGAGGCCACGCAATTCTTTGAATCCTACCGGATCGAAGAGGGTGTTTGCGTCTGGGAGATGTTCTGA
- a CDS encoding acetyl/propionyl/methylcrotonyl-CoA carboxylase subunit alpha, protein MFKKILIANRGEIACRVIKTARKMGIKTVAVYSDADRNALHVKMADEAVHIGPAPANQSYIVIDKIMAAVRATGAEAVHPGYGFLSERMDFAAALEKEGVVFIGPPSPAIEAMGDKITSKKLAQEAGVSTVPGYMGLIADADEAVKISGQVGYPVMIKASAGGGGKGMRIAWNDAEAAEGFQSSKNEAAASFGDDRIFIEKFVTQPRHIEIQVLADKHGNCVYLHERECSIQRRNQKVIEEAPSPFLDPATRKAMGEQACALARAVGYTSAGTVEFIVDGNRNFYFLEMNTRLQVEHPVTELITGVDLVEQMIRVAAGEPLPFKQDDLKINGWAMESRLYAEDPYRNFLPSIGRLTRYRPPVEGTTPRGGIVRNDTGVFEGGEISMYYDPMIAKLCTWGETREAAIEEMRLALDTFEVEGIGHNLPFVGAVMDHPRFVSGNITTAFIAEEYPEGFQGATLDGGMLRRVAAAAAAMNRVAEIRRTRITGTMDNHQRRVGDDWVVAVQGEAFAVTIRADRDGSTVTFAEGTTHRVTSDWTPGQPLARLMVDGAPLVMKVGKISGGFRLRLRGAEVKCHVRSPRQHELALLMPEKMPPDTSKYLLCPMPGLVVKINVAEGDEVQEGQALATVEAMKMENILKAERRGVVKKITASAGASLKVDEVIMEFE, encoded by the coding sequence ATGTTCAAGAAGATCCTGATCGCCAACCGGGGCGAGATCGCCTGCCGCGTCATCAAGACGGCCCGCAAGATGGGTATCAAGACGGTGGCGGTCTATTCCGATGCCGACCGCAATGCGCTGCATGTGAAGATGGCGGATGAGGCAGTGCATATCGGCCCCGCGCCTGCGAACCAGTCTTATATCGTGATCGACAAGATCATGGCGGCGGTACGCGCGACGGGGGCAGAGGCGGTGCATCCGGGTTACGGCTTCCTGTCCGAGCGGATGGATTTCGCGGCGGCGCTGGAGAAGGAGGGCGTGGTGTTCATCGGCCCGCCCAGCCCGGCGATCGAGGCGATGGGGGACAAGATCACCTCGAAAAAGCTGGCGCAGGAGGCCGGGGTGTCGACGGTGCCGGGCTATATGGGCCTGATCGCCGATGCGGACGAGGCGGTGAAGATCAGCGGTCAGGTGGGGTATCCCGTGATGATCAAGGCCAGCGCCGGGGGCGGTGGCAAGGGGATGCGGATTGCGTGGAACGATGCCGAGGCGGCAGAAGGGTTCCAGTCATCCAAGAACGAGGCAGCGGCGTCTTTTGGCGATGACCGGATTTTCATCGAGAAATTCGTCACCCAGCCGCGCCATATCGAAATTCAGGTGCTGGCCGACAAGCATGGCAATTGCGTCTATCTGCATGAGCGCGAATGTTCGATCCAGCGGCGGAACCAGAAGGTGATCGAAGAGGCGCCGTCGCCGTTTCTGGACCCGGCGACGCGCAAGGCGATGGGGGAGCAGGCCTGCGCCTTGGCGCGTGCGGTGGGCTATACCAGCGCGGGGACGGTGGAATTCATCGTTGATGGCAACCGCAACTTCTATTTCCTGGAGATGAACACCCGGTTGCAGGTGGAACATCCGGTGACGGAACTGATCACCGGGGTTGATCTGGTGGAACAGATGATCCGCGTGGCGGCGGGCGAGCCTTTGCCGTTCAAGCAGGATGATCTGAAGATCAACGGCTGGGCGATGGAAAGCCGGCTCTATGCGGAAGACCCGTATCGGAACTTCCTGCCGTCGATCGGACGTCTGACGCGCTATCGCCCGCCGGTAGAGGGGACGACGCCGCGCGGGGGGATCGTGCGCAATGATACCGGCGTCTTCGAAGGCGGCGAGATCAGCATGTATTACGACCCGATGATCGCCAAGCTGTGCACATGGGGCGAGACGCGCGAGGCGGCAATCGAGGAGATGCGGCTGGCGCTGGACACGTTCGAGGTGGAGGGGATCGGCCACAACCTGCCCTTCGTGGGCGCGGTGATGGATCATCCGCGCTTTGTTTCGGGCAATATCACCACGGCTTTCATTGCCGAGGAATATCCCGAAGGATTCCAGGGTGCCACGCTGGACGGGGGAATGCTGCGCCGGGTGGCGGCGGCAGCGGCAGCGATGAACCGGGTGGCCGAGATCCGGCGCACGCGGATCACCGGGACGATGGACAACCATCAGCGCCGGGTGGGCGATGACTGGGTAGTCGCGGTGCAGGGCGAGGCGTTTGCGGTAACGATCCGTGCAGATCGCGATGGATCGACCGTGACCTTTGCGGAAGGAACCACGCATCGGGTGACCAGCGACTGGACGCCGGGGCAGCCGCTGGCACGGCTGATGGTGGATGGTGCGCCTTTGGTGATGAAGGTGGGCAAGATCTCGGGCGGGTTCCGCCTGCGGCTACGCGGGGCCGAGGTGAAATGCCATGTCCGCAGCCCGCGCCAGCACGAATTGGCGCTGCTGATGCCGGAGAAGATGCCGCCGGACACGTCGAAATACCTGCTCTGCCCGATGCCGGGACTGGTGGTGAAGATCAACGTGGCCGAGGGCGACGAGGTTCAGGAAGGGCAGGCGCTGGCCACAGTCGAGGCCATGAAGATGGAAAACATCCTGAAGGCCGAGCGGCGCGGTGTGGTGAAGAAGATCACCGCCAGTGCGGGGGCGAGCCTGAAGGTGGATGAAGTGATCATGGAGTTCGAGTGA
- a CDS encoding DUF4174 domain-containing protein has translation MKTLFALLVAALLPLSAFAQEAADFAPVPASEVVLDELMYVKRPLVVFADSPNDPNFIRQMDLIGRDPASLLARDVVVITDTDPTARSELRKKLRPRGFSLVILDKDLKTTLRKPLPWDVREITHAIDKFPLRRQEIQQGNRPAAGG, from the coding sequence ATGAAAACCCTGTTTGCCTTGCTTGTCGCAGCCCTGCTGCCGCTTTCGGCCTTCGCACAAGAGGCCGCCGATTTTGCCCCCGTCCCGGCATCCGAGGTGGTGCTGGACGAACTCATGTATGTGAAACGCCCGCTGGTCGTTTTCGCGGACTCCCCGAACGATCCGAACTTCATCCGCCAGATGGACCTGATCGGTCGCGATCCCGCCTCGCTTCTGGCGCGCGATGTGGTGGTGATCACCGACACAGACCCCACCGCCCGCTCCGAACTGCGCAAGAAACTGCGCCCGCGCGGCTTTTCACTGGTGATCCTCGACAAGGATCTGAAAACCACCCTGCGCAAACCGCTGCCCTGGGACGTGCGCGAAATCACCCACGCCATCGACAAATTCCCGCTGCGTCGGCAGGAAATCCAGCAAGGCAACCGCCCCGCTGCGGGTGGCTGA
- the scpA gene encoding methylmalonyl-CoA mutase, translated as MTEDLSKWRALAAKELKGADPDSLTWQTLEGIAVKPLYTQADVAGLPQMGELPGVAPFTRGVRATMYAGRPWTIRQYAGFSTAEESNNFYRKALAAGQQGVSVAFDLATHRGYDSDHPRVVGDVGKAGVAIDSVEDMKVLFDGIPLDKVSVSMTMNGAVIPVLASFIVTGEEQGVSRAALSGTIQNDILKEFMVRNTYIYPPEPSMRIIADIIEYTAKEMPKFNSISISGYHMQEAGANLVQELAFTLADGREYVRTALARGMNVDEFAGRLSFFFAIGMNFFMEVAKLRAARMLWHRIMEGFGAQKTSSLMLRTHCQTSGVSLQEQDPYNNVIRTAYEAMAAALGGTQSLHTNALDEAIALPTEFSARIARNTQLILQEETGITHVVDPLAGSYYVETLTAQLAEQAWTLMEEVEAMGGMTKAVATGMPKLRIEESAARRQAMIDRGEEVIVGVNKYRKDKEDPIDFLDIDNVAVREAQITRLNSTRAARDEAACQAALEEMTRRADEGGNLLEAAVVAARARATVGEISMAMEKVFGRHRAEVKTLAGVYGAAYEGDQGFAQIQKDVEAFAEEEGRRPRMLVVKMGQDGHDRGAKVIATAFADIGFDVDVGPLFQTPEEAAQDAIDNDVHVVGISSQAAGHKTLAPKLVQALKDAGAGEILVICGGVIPQQDYQFLYDAGVKAIFGPGTNIPEAAKDILELIRATRT; from the coding sequence ATGACGGAAGATCTGTCGAAATGGCGGGCGCTGGCTGCCAAGGAATTGAAGGGTGCGGACCCCGACAGCCTGACATGGCAAACGCTTGAGGGGATCGCCGTCAAGCCGCTGTATACGCAGGCGGATGTGGCGGGGCTGCCGCAGATGGGCGAGTTGCCGGGGGTGGCCCCCTTCACGCGCGGGGTACGGGCCACGATGTATGCGGGCCGTCCTTGGACGATCCGGCAATATGCTGGGTTTTCGACCGCCGAAGAGAGCAACAATTTCTATCGCAAGGCGCTGGCGGCGGGGCAGCAGGGGGTGTCGGTGGCCTTCGACCTTGCCACGCATCGCGGTTATGACAGCGACCATCCCCGCGTGGTGGGGGATGTGGGCAAGGCGGGCGTCGCCATCGACAGTGTCGAGGACATGAAGGTGCTGTTCGACGGCATCCCGCTGGACAAGGTCAGCGTGTCGATGACGATGAACGGCGCGGTGATCCCGGTTCTGGCCAGTTTCATCGTGACCGGGGAAGAGCAGGGTGTGTCGCGGGCAGCGCTTTCGGGGACGATCCAGAACGACATCCTGAAAGAGTTCATGGTGCGCAACACCTATATCTATCCGCCTGAACCCAGCATGCGGATCATCGCGGATATCATTGAATACACGGCGAAAGAGATGCCGAAGTTCAACTCTATCTCTATCTCTGGCTATCATATGCAGGAGGCGGGGGCGAACCTTGTGCAGGAGCTGGCTTTCACGCTGGCCGATGGGCGGGAATATGTCCGCACCGCGCTGGCGCGGGGGATGAATGTCGATGAATTCGCGGGGCGGCTGAGTTTCTTCTTTGCCATCGGGATGAATTTCTTCATGGAAGTGGCCAAGCTGCGCGCGGCGCGGATGCTGTGGCATCGGATCATGGAAGGGTTCGGGGCGCAGAAGACATCCAGCCTGATGTTGCGGACCCATTGCCAGACCAGCGGCGTGAGCTTGCAGGAGCAGGACCCGTATAACAACGTGATCCGCACCGCCTATGAGGCGATGGCGGCGGCGCTGGGCGGGACGCAGTCGCTGCACACCAATGCGCTGGATGAGGCGATTGCCTTGCCGACCGAATTCAGCGCCCGGATCGCGCGGAATACACAGTTGATCTTGCAGGAAGAGACGGGGATCACCCATGTCGTCGATCCGCTGGCGGGGTCTTACTATGTGGAAACGCTGACTGCGCAACTGGCCGAGCAGGCCTGGACCCTGATGGAAGAGGTCGAGGCGATGGGGGGCATGACCAAGGCGGTGGCCACGGGGATGCCCAAGCTGCGGATCGAGGAAAGTGCGGCGCGGCGGCAGGCGATGATCGACCGGGGCGAGGAAGTGATCGTCGGGGTCAACAAGTACCGCAAGGACAAGGAAGACCCGATCGATTTCCTGGATATCGACAATGTGGCGGTGCGCGAGGCGCAGATCACGCGGCTGAACAGCACCCGCGCGGCGCGGGACGAGGCCGCCTGTCAGGCCGCGTTGGAAGAAATGACCCGCCGTGCGGATGAGGGCGGCAATCTGCTGGAGGCGGCCGTGGTTGCGGCCCGCGCAAGGGCCACAGTCGGAGAGATCAGCATGGCGATGGAAAAGGTGTTCGGGCGTCATCGCGCCGAGGTGAAGACCTTGGCCGGGGTATATGGTGCGGCTTATGAGGGCGATCAGGGCTTTGCCCAGATCCAGAAGGATGTGGAAGCCTTTGCCGAAGAGGAAGGGCGGCGGCCGCGGATGCTGGTCGTGAAGATGGGGCAAGACGGGCATGACCGGGGGGCGAAGGTGATCGCCACGGCCTTTGCCGATATCGGGTTTGATGTGGATGTGGGCCCCCTGTTCCAGACGCCGGAAGAGGCGGCGCAGGATGCCATCGACAATGATGTGCATGTGGTGGGGATTTCGTCGCAGGCGGCGGGGCACAAGACATTGGCCCCCAAGCTGGTGCAGGCGCTGAAGGATGCCGGGGCGGGAGAGATTCTGGTGATCTGCGGGGGCGTGATCCCGCAGCAGGATTACCAGTTCCTTTATGATGCCGGGGTGAAGGCGATCTTTGGGCCGGGGACGAATATCCCCGAGGCAGCGAAGGATATTCTGGAGCTGATCCGGGCGACCCGGACCTGA
- a CDS encoding FAD-dependent oxidoreductase, whose translation MVSGVTRRAVVMGLGAVGLGLRAARAAEGPVVVIGAGLAGLSVARALADAGQEVVVLEARGRPGGRIHTSRLWPDLPMDLGASWIHGRKGNPLEALARDAGARLVETSYDRAILLDAAGEEIDPDLRGAERILRRALAAAEDRDSDVSVMAAVEASEGWRKASAGERRLVQYLINCTLEQEYGGPARRLSAWWGAEGEEFDGADALFPDGFDQVARHMAQGVNLRLGAEVVEIAPGRVTLADGSVIPAGRIVCTLPLGVLQSGRVRFGAALDPARQAAIDGLGMGLLNKCWLRFDRVQWPDDVDWIGWLGPEPGIWAEWVSLTRGMGAPVLLGFHAGDQAAALERLDDRATVAAASDALRAMFGSGFPAPVAAQVTSWGRDPFSLGSYSFHAVGSGPDSRRALAGAEWDGALWFAGEAAEPDYFGTAHGAVLSGRGVARSMLAG comes from the coding sequence ATGGTTTCTGGTGTGACGCGGCGTGCGGTGGTGATGGGTTTGGGGGCGGTGGGGCTTGGCCTGCGGGCGGCACGGGCGGCGGAGGGGCCGGTCGTGGTGATCGGGGCCGGGCTAGCCGGGCTATCTGTGGCGCGGGCTCTGGCGGATGCGGGGCAGGAGGTGGTGGTGCTGGAGGCGCGGGGTCGGCCCGGCGGGCGCATCCACACCTCACGCCTTTGGCCCGATCTGCCGATGGATCTGGGGGCGAGCTGGATTCACGGGCGCAAGGGCAATCCGCTGGAGGCGTTGGCGCGGGATGCGGGCGCGCGTCTGGTGGAGACGAGCTATGACCGGGCGATCCTGCTGGATGCGGCGGGGGAGGAGATTGATCCCGACCTGCGGGGGGCGGAGCGGATCCTGCGCCGCGCACTGGCGGCTGCCGAGGATCGTGACAGCGATGTTTCGGTCATGGCGGCGGTGGAGGCATCAGAGGGTTGGCGGAAGGCCAGCGCCGGGGAACGGCGGTTGGTGCAGTATCTGATCAACTGCACGCTGGAGCAGGAATATGGCGGGCCTGCGCGGCGTCTGTCGGCCTGGTGGGGCGCGGAGGGGGAGGAATTTGACGGTGCGGATGCGCTGTTCCCCGACGGGTTCGATCAGGTTGCGCGCCACATGGCGCAGGGGGTGAACCTGCGTCTGGGGGCCGAGGTAGTGGAGATTGCGCCGGGGCGGGTGACGCTGGCGGATGGATCTGTGATTCCGGCAGGGCGGATCGTCTGCACGCTGCCGCTGGGGGTGTTGCAATCCGGGCGTGTCCGGTTTGGCGCGGCGCTGGATCCTGCGCGGCAGGCGGCGATTGACGGGCTGGGCATGGGGTTGCTGAACAAATGCTGGCTGCGCTTTGACCGGGTGCAGTGGCCCGATGATGTGGACTGGATCGGCTGGCTGGGGCCGGAGCCGGGCATCTGGGCGGAATGGGTGTCGCTGACGCGGGGGATGGGCGCGCCGGTTCTGCTGGGGTTCCATGCCGGCGATCAGGCGGCCGCGTTGGAGAGGCTGGATGACCGCGCCACGGTGGCGGCGGCATCCGATGCCTTGCGCGCGATGTTCGGATCCGGCTTTCCCGCCCCGGTCGCAGCGCAGGTGACGAGCTGGGGGCGCGATCCGTTCAGTCTGGGCAGTTACAGTTTTCACGCTGTGGGCAGCGGGCCGGACAGCCGACGCGCGCTGGCGGGGGCCGAGTGGGACGGGGCGCTGTGGTTCGCGGGCGAGGCTGCGGAGCCGGATTATTTCGGCACAGCGCATGGGGCGGTGCTGTCGGGGCGCGGGGTGGCGCGGTCCATGCTGGCCGGTTGA
- a CDS encoding AAA+ family ATPase: protein MKHAVLILALALAPLPALAQESPAPEAEEGPSLMERGLALFFEGFRQELEPALEGMGDALTELQPALDSMMGMIDDMTNYSMPEMLENGDIIMRRKPDAPPVEPPAAPGTDL, encoded by the coding sequence ATGAAACACGCAGTCCTGATCCTCGCCCTCGCCCTTGCCCCGCTCCCCGCCCTTGCGCAGGAATCCCCCGCGCCCGAGGCTGAGGAAGGACCCAGCCTCATGGAACGCGGCCTTGCCCTGTTCTTCGAAGGCTTCCGTCAGGAACTCGAACCCGCGCTGGAAGGCATGGGCGACGCGTTGACCGAACTGCAACCCGCCCTCGACAGCATGATGGGCATGATTGACGACATGACGAATTACTCGATGCCCGAAATGCTGGAAAACGGTGACATCATCATGCGCCGCAAGCCGGATGCGCCGCCGGTTGAACCGCCTGCGGCACCCGGCACGGATCTGTAA
- a CDS encoding endonuclease, which yields MAGPSLRLATYNVEWFNALFDDAGHPLNDTHPSARYGITRDRQLTALRAVFAALDADGIMVIEAPDTGSKRSTTRALERFAASAGLRARRAIIGYPSETEQEIAFLYDPDRLTIRHDPQGDPAPRQGASNAPRFDTAFRYDLDADGVDEVIRFSKPPLELAVTHAAGTLRLIGVHAKSKAPHGARDDAELTRLAIDNRRKQLAQCLWLRQRVTAHIRAGDSVIVMGDLNDGPGLDEYEKLFGHSGVEVVLGPDDPPDLRLFDPHAQMAITQRLGVAPATARFFIAPQNRWLDALLDFVMVSPDLRARAAPVWRIWHPDDDPVIAANPTLRAALLDASDHFPVSLDLAPVE from the coding sequence ATGGCAGGGCCAAGCCTGCGCCTTGCCACCTACAATGTCGAATGGTTCAACGCCCTGTTCGATGATGCGGGCCATCCGCTGAACGACACCCACCCCTCGGCCCGTTATGGCATCACCCGCGACCGGCAGTTGACCGCCCTACGCGCAGTCTTTGCCGCACTGGATGCCGACGGGATCATGGTGATCGAAGCGCCCGACACCGGATCAAAACGCTCCACCACCCGCGCGCTGGAACGCTTTGCCGCCAGCGCGGGCCTGCGCGCCCGCCGCGCCATCATCGGCTATCCGTCTGAAACCGAACAGGAAATTGCCTTTCTCTATGATCCGGACCGGCTCACCATCCGCCACGATCCGCAGGGCGACCCCGCCCCTCGCCAAGGGGCCAGCAACGCTCCGCGTTTCGACACCGCCTTCCGCTATGACCTTGATGCCGATGGCGTGGACGAGGTGATCCGCTTTTCCAAACCACCCCTCGAACTGGCCGTCACCCATGCGGCGGGAACTCTTCGCCTGATCGGCGTACATGCCAAATCCAAAGCGCCCCACGGCGCGCGCGATGATGCCGAACTCACCCGCCTTGCCATCGACAACCGCCGCAAACAACTCGCCCAATGCCTCTGGCTGCGCCAGCGGGTAACGGCGCATATCCGGGCGGGCGACAGCGTCATCGTCATGGGCGATCTGAACGATGGCCCCGGTCTGGATGAATATGAAAAGCTGTTCGGCCATTCCGGGGTAGAGGTCGTCCTCGGCCCCGACGACCCGCCCGACCTGCGCCTCTTCGATCCCCATGCCCAGATGGCCATCACCCAGCGCCTTGGCGTGGCCCCCGCCACCGCCCGTTTCTTCATCGCGCCCCAAAACCGCTGGCTGGATGCGCTCTTGGATTTCGTCATGGTCTCGCCCGATCTGCGCGCCCGCGCGGCGCCCGTTTGGCGCATTTGGCACCCCGATGATGACCCGGTGATCGCCGCCAATCCCACCCTGCGCGCCGCGCTACTGGATGCGTCCGACCATTTCCCCGTGTCGCTGGACCTGGCCCCTGTTGAATAG
- a CDS encoding molecular chaperone DjiA, producing the protein MSIWTRIAEALSALAQGEPLSVVFDKLQGKVDHHPELTVGFTIAVIALGAKIAKADGEVTRDEVTAFRRVFTIDEAELQNAARVFNLARQDVAGFDAYARKIAAMFGAGHRDVLEDVMEGLFLIALADGRYHPGEDDFLREVARIFGLTDACFRALHASFVEGAPRDPYEVLGIPPDTPIEQARAAWKAAVKEHHPDRMLARGVPEEAIKLSERRLIALNAAWEEISAKEAA; encoded by the coding sequence ATGTCGATCTGGACCCGCATCGCCGAAGCGCTGTCTGCACTCGCCCAGGGCGAGCCGCTTTCCGTTGTCTTCGACAAACTTCAGGGCAAGGTCGACCACCACCCCGAACTGACCGTCGGCTTCACCATCGCCGTCATCGCGCTGGGGGCCAAGATCGCCAAGGCCGATGGCGAGGTGACGCGGGATGAGGTCACCGCCTTCCGCCGCGTCTTCACGATTGATGAGGCCGAGCTTCAGAACGCCGCCCGCGTCTTCAACCTCGCCCGTCAGGATGTGGCGGGCTTTGATGCCTATGCCCGCAAGATCGCCGCCATGTTCGGGGCCGGTCACCGCGACGTGCTGGAAGACGTGATGGAGGGGCTGTTCCTCATCGCCCTAGCCGATGGCCGCTATCACCCCGGCGAGGATGATTTCCTGCGCGAGGTCGCCCGCATCTTCGGCCTGACGGATGCCTGCTTCCGCGCCCTTCATGCCAGTTTCGTCGAAGGCGCGCCCCGCGACCCGTATGAGGTGCTGGGCATCCCCCCCGACACACCCATCGAACAGGCCCGCGCGGCATGGAAGGCCGCGGTCAAGGAACACCACCCCGACAGGATGCTCGCCCGCGGCGTCCCGGAAGAGGCGATCAAACTGTCCGAACGCCGCCTGATCGCGCTGAATGCCGCATGGGAAGAGATTTCGGCGAAAGAGGCGGCCTGA
- a CDS encoding N-acetyltransferase family protein, translated as MIRDATPADAPTIAAIWNPAIRDTSVTFNAAEKSLSDITTMITDRQAAGHAFLVAEMSGRIVGFATYAQFRGGVGYARTMEHTILLSPDAQGTGLGRALLTAIEDHARAAGAISLFAGVSAENPAGRAFHTRMGYTEVAILQRVGFKFGRAMDLVLMQKFLS; from the coding sequence ATGATCCGCGACGCCACCCCCGCCGACGCCCCCACCATCGCCGCGATCTGGAACCCGGCGATCCGCGATACCTCTGTCACTTTCAACGCCGCCGAAAAATCGCTCTCCGACATTACCACGATGATCACCGACCGTCAGGCCGCAGGGCATGCCTTTCTTGTGGCAGAAATGTCAGGCCGCATCGTGGGCTTTGCCACCTATGCCCAGTTTCGCGGCGGTGTGGGCTATGCCCGCACCATGGAACACACCATCCTTCTTTCCCCCGATGCGCAGGGCACCGGCCTTGGCCGCGCCCTTCTGACCGCCATCGAAGATCATGCCCGCGCGGCTGGCGCGATCAGCCTGTTCGCCGGGGTTAGCGCCGAAAACCCGGCCGGGCGCGCCTTTCACACCCGCATGGGTTATACCGAGGTGGCGATCCTGCAACGGGTGGGCTTCAAATTTGGTCGCGCCATGGATCTGGTCCTGATGCAGAAGTTCCTCTCCTGA